acaattgatatttttacgtTACAGTAaaattcttcaattcactcttcccTAAAAAGTACAGTACCAAATTTGACTCCAAATCAAAATTATTGTAACGGGTGGTCTAATGGTTAAAGATTAATTCTGTACTAATAGAAATGATAAATGTGAAAGAGCATATAATAAAGCCATTTTATGTTTGATTATAGTTGAGATTAACATATAATATGTAACGGTGGTCATCATCTCACATCatataatattagtattttttAATGACATCTAAATTAATTCAATTAATCAAAActaatcaatatcaatattaatattaatcaacgATAACTCCACCTTGTCTTAGGCTCATACTTTCTCTAGAATTATATCATGCATATGCATGAAACCAAAACACAGATGACAGATACCACCAAGCTTACTACATACAGTGCATGCATGCAACAACTACGTGTTAACATTTTCCCTGCACTCTACAACAAATGGATTAAAATAATCACACGTACACTCCATGCAGTCTCCTCAATCCCCTATAAATTCATCACCTTGCATATCACATTATACATCAAACtatctaataattaataaaaaaaaatattcgatcgatcatatatataaaaaagaTGGCAAGGTTTTCGCTTGTATTTGCAGCAGCCGGAGTCCTCCTCCTCGTGGCGTTGGCGACCGTCGCTGAGGCCACCACTATCACTACCATCATCGTCGATGATGAAAACATTTCCCGCAAACAAAGTGGAGGCTGCAGTATGCAGATGCAAGACCCTATGATGCTCAATGACTGCATGATGTACCTCATGTCCTCTACTCAAGGTTAAAtaggtttaattaaattaaattaaactgaTCATCAAAATAGAATAAAGATCCATATATTTTGATgcattaatttttaatataaacaCTTCAACAAGATTGCGCAAATCTGTTGACAATTAGGAGTAGTATATTTGGTAATTATGGAAGAAACTATGTGTAGCGCTTAGATATCTGAAAAAAATTAAAGGTAAGTTGAaaataaaatatactccgtaatattttatAAATACTATTGAATTCAATTCTTCAGTCTCAATTTTATTATCCAGTCTGGGGCGGAACACTGTGTTGCTTAAAGGGGGTTTTCGCTCCACCAGGATTCAAcggaaaaaaaattatattaaatttatattttacCAAAAAATGAGGTTTTTTAGTGTTTAGTCCTTCTGACAACgaaaaatatattaaatttttacACTCGCCCCATGTGTATCCGGGTTCAAGTTCCACCACTTGTAATCCACCCACATAAAACAAGCAGATTAAGAAAATTTCACTATCACATTATAATTGCTTTCATCTTAATCTTTTGTCCACCTTTTGTCCTCAAAGCATATACTAAGAGCAAAAGAGAACTTTGATCTATTAACGCCAGTAATTAATTTCATACAACATAAAATGAAATAGTGGACGATAAAATAGGGCCCTTAACTTATATATACTCATATTCtcctttaattataattaatactcCTATAATTACTAAAGTTATTTAATATGTGACGATCGATCGATTATAGGAGGCGGGAGTCGACGTGCAATGATGAGAGAAAGCCCACAGGAATACATGAGAATGTGCTGCATGCAGCTAGAAAACATGGAGCAGGAATGCATGTGTGAGAGcctggagatgatgatgatgaagcaaGGAGGGATGCAACCACAGATGATGAGCAGAATGATGAACATGGCTAAAAACCTCCCAATGCAATGTGGTCTCATGAACCAACCCTGCCAGATGCAATCTGGCTGGTTCTAAACATGCATATATGCATCGACCGATCGATCCTGAACTCTGAATAATAAAATGAGACTCACTTTCACACCATCGTGTGTATCAATGTAATCATTATGTAGTACATTGtgtctcattattaataatatttggaCTTAATTATCTTTTTGATTTTTGTTTCCTACTTCTCTAAGCTAATGGTGACTAAGATCATTTCTAATGGTGTGCACTTTTTAAGTGATGTGTCAATATTATGAAGTGAAGGTAAATAATGGGCGTCACTTTTTTTTAGTGTCACTTTTATGGTGCGTGATCTGATAAAATGTGATTGAAAGTTGgggataaaataaataaattaataatatataaaataatttagtGAAATCTTATTGGTCCATAAAAGTGACTTTTTTCAGTCACTTCCGTAACTAACGCCCCTATACCGTCAAAACTGACGCTGTGTTAGAAGTGTCAGTGGGCATCAGTTTTGACCACATGTGACTGAAGGAAAAAAATTCACGCATGGTAATATATATGGtctaatatatccatccatctcaaaATAGCTTTCTCATTTTACTTAAAGTCTTTTATTTTTCAAATTGACTTTACTTTTTTTGTTTAGGGCAAATTCTATTAATAGGTAATAATTTTACTTCAATTTCCAGGTAATCTATGTTTATTTTAACGTTTAAGGGATTTGTTTTATCAAATGTTAATAAAAAAGAGGAGCATCGTTACTTATAAGTTAGAACTCAGTCAAAAAAGTAACGATACTGCATTTTTTTAAGTTAATCATATGTAAACCTGATCATTGGCACTTACATGTGAATATGGAAGATCTCGTGAATGATGATTCTTACGAAATGGATATTTACTCAATTTCATTATGTTCGTAATATGATCGTATAAGATCAACGACACATGTATGTATCAATTGTTAGGCTTGCATATGTTCGTTATCCCCAAGTAAGTGTCAATGATCAGGCTTTCATATGTTTTACGCAAAAAAAATAGAGCACCGTTGATTTTTTGACGGATTTCTAACTTAAAAGTAACGTTACCCCTCTGTTTGATTAACATTTGATATAACAATCTTTTAAACGTTAAAATAATCATACATTACCTAAACTAGAAAATTGAGGTAAAAAGGTTATCTTTTAGTGAAATTTTCctttttgtttgtgttatatagtATTACTCAAAAGTTATTAATAAAAAGACATTTAAAACTTGATTTGTTAATATAAGTttcataaaatattatataaaataaataaaaatatttaaagtaaaagTTAAAAAGTAAAGACTTTCAAAGTGTAAATGAaacatttattttaaaataaatgagTATAAACAGAGACATGATCGTTGATATATCTAGTTATTGGAACTTAAAACAATATAATTTAAATATGATGGCCTGCCAAAGAAACCATAACATTAGAAAAAGCATAATATCGCATTAAGACTCGAAAAAAGGTGCATGTTTGGCATGGAGAGTCCGATCATGTGTTTCCTTTAGAAACTCACCAGACTCATATCGAAAAAGTCAGACGCCAGAAAATTACATGTACTGGGTCCTCACACATGTGACAAGAGGAACCATCATCCCACTGTCACAATAGTTGTAAATTTTTGCAGCGAGTAATGCTCGAACATACGCCAATTTTAAGTTCAAGATTCCACATGACCGATCTCAACTTCAAATGGTACCGGTTACCACTGAGTTATTGCTACAATggtgaaataataaaaaaaatcaaaacttaCCTACAACATTAGGGGATGTTTACATATATGCGCTTTGAAAATTGATTTTATGTATAATTAGTGTAGCAAAATGTGTTATATATTGATGAAATTTAAATTTGATTATGTTGTTTGATATACAATAATCTATTAATCGATTGGTACGGTAAGTCTTATTAATTTATAATTTGACTAAATTAATTTTGGGAAAAATaggttgacaaaaaaaaaaaatgatcatCACGTTTTACTAAAATAAGGGATTAAGTGCATTTTACGTTTTGAACTCTCAAATCACGTGCGATTAATTGATTTATGTTTCTCCAACACTATTATTTAAAAATTTACAATTATGAACATATTAATCAAATAATCGCATTCTAAACGCCAAACAACCTTAACAGACACTACATTAACACAACAATTTTCTTCTGTCATCAAAGTTTGTGAATTACGAATTTGAAGCCTTGAAAGGACCATTGGCAAATTTGTGATCAAATTTCAAGAGTCCTGCTTTTTGTACGAAACTAATTAAGTTTGAGAGATATTTAATGATCATTTATGTGCAAAAAAACCTATACATCCTAGATATATATGGGTCCTATAGTTAAAgggaagtgatatgtacacaaccacttTTTACATATACACAACCAAACACGCTTTACAGTATTGTACTGTATAACACTGTAAAGCATATTTGGTTGTGTATATGTAAAAATTGGTTGTTTACATATCATCACCCATAGTTAAATGTAGTGGCGCCATGCAATATTCTCTCG
The window above is part of the Rutidosis leptorrhynchoides isolate AG116_Rl617_1_P2 chromosome 1, CSIRO_AGI_Rlap_v1, whole genome shotgun sequence genome. Proteins encoded here:
- the LOC139851491 gene encoding albumin-8-like; protein product: MARFSLVFAAAGVLLLVALATVAEATTITTIIVDDENISRKQSGGCSMQMQDPMMLNDCMMYLMSSTQGGGSRRAMMRESPQEYMRMCCMQLENMEQECMCESLEMMMMKQGGMQPQMMSRMMNMAKNLPMQCGLMNQPCQMQSGWF